The Candidatus Neomarinimicrobiota bacterium genomic sequence TCTTAAACAGTTTTGTTTCAACCAGCTCGCAAAGCAGGTGTCCCACCGTGATATGGATTTCCTGAATCAGTTGCGTGTTTTCTGAGGGGATTACAAGGGCCAGGTCGACTTCATTCCGGATTACGCCGCCGTCCCGTCCCAGGAGGGCAATAGTTGTGATTTGTTTTTCCCGGGCTTTTTTCACTGCCTGTAGAACATTAGGGGATTTCCCCGAGGTGGACAACGCCATCAATACATCGCCGGCATCTCCCAGGGCTTCCACCTGGCGGCTGAAGAGGGATTCAAATCCTATATCATTGCTCCAGGCGGTGATCAAAGATGTATCGGTTGTCAGAGCCAGAGATGCCAGTCCGGGACGGTTTATGTTCAGCCGTGCCACTAGTTCGGCAGAGAGGTGCTGGGAATCGGCCGCCGAGCCTCCGTTGCCGCACCAGAGAATTTTCTTTCCTTTTTTTAATGCCCGGATCAT encodes the following:
- a CDS encoding SIS domain-containing protein is translated as MAASDDLVQRIYDASAIMIRALKKGKKILWCGNGGSAADSQHLSAELVARLNINRPGLASLALTTDTSLITAWSNDIGFESLFSRQVEALGDAGDVLMALSTSGKSPNVLQAVKKAREKQITTIALLGRDGGVIRNEVDLALVIPSENTQLIQEIHITVGHLLCELVETKLFKT